From one Micromonospora siamensis genomic stretch:
- a CDS encoding golvesin C-terminal-like domain-containing protein — MEALPGRYSGPQAAHAAPKGAPTPEGTAEEDDGFLSKLGRAARGVVAGGKPEAKAEAPAAGLAVSEPPAEAKVWPAQKRVRELPGKRTANSRVYQLADGRTQAEISMAPLHYRDAKGAWQAIDTQVRPTTTKGYVQGNRTNSFTSLFGTSSKDLVRFEQDGRSIELGLTGAARGVTPKVTGSTVTYPGLADGADVVYDVTPTALKEKIVLRDAPTGAATWTFTLDTAGLVAEQRADGSIAFVRPGGGEPAFVMPAPYMYDAKDDATSPHGKVWSDKVSQRVQQMYGQTTITLSADASWLNDPARVYPVVVDPTIQVRPVPADAQDVQIYSGASTTNYNDTYQLKVGTTSTAAWRSLLKFDVDAIPAGTTIDDAQLQLYYSQTHTDWAYDVPMQAHRVTADWTEGTATWGTMNTRFAGAPASNTVLKDDGDAGTSVVGSWPYSTGTLAPKGINGDYKWHSSSASTDSHTWVPTITESGDYQVEVHYVGASDRPTNAPYTVYYSGGSKKYYVDQTTPSSAGAWVTLGTHPFVAGTTGKVVLNGVTGYAAIADAVRFTKAGTVKKYAQSSVWNSFPVRDVVQEWVNGTQPNYGLMVKALDEATKGRGGPVYEASEYYYNNDRRDYNLPKLVVTYGRPGVAVSPPTTVTATGAVLDWPAYTDPSTATGDDVVEYQVHRSVHQSFTPSAATLIAPVSSATRTYQDTTAVPTAADNTDPMARKFYYYMVAVKTRDGQLLAGPTQPAMLPKAGQVTRIYRTGQTDTTLSAGRPTSNVDVYDGDPYVSPGNNSSYYGDTRGLVKFGSLAGIPTDARVVDAELRMYNTYLYPGTDTDEYVDVYKLKRNFTETKATWDTYDGVNPWTTKGGDYDTAWKASFNGFTNDPEWETWDVTSAVDGWVKNAATNYGLLLRQRDEVNATARAMLLSSEGADPMLRPTLEVTYLEQTGESTYYAASTPQVTTANSTYTVPVTVSNPTLAAWNTTDWELSYDWKRPDGLAEVTGDPATDAAFELRTALPKNIAPGAAVDVTAQVKTPPSSTDGNKRTDYVLQWSLRNKLTGKKLTDTVPAIQPLPQNVAVEEPTSDQLGLEKFYSYAGKNTGAGGTLMNNLYSGNTVWSYNALTNPSRGLSTFVRMSYNSLDTSDSVAGFGWSLQASSMMRLGTPLDFHPNPNPTKVTLTDGDGTSHWFTWDAATSAWKSPKGVHLYLEKVTALDCKPNTQEPKAWRLTKPDRTQFFYDCEGFLTSTVDNNGNEMRFTYEERKSNNAPTKFLKYITDAAGRTTLTLDYYAKGQTFDYIDDVNWTKVRATGGLTNPKIIDHVSQITDISGRKLTFTYTDKGLLGELIDGAGSTKGAPKVFSFRYDMTQGNKNVKLVKVTDPRSNATSAGYGTGIVYNSPQTGDDPKFHWTTKSYTDRLGYLTQFGYVDPDGPQGNNINATVTDAENRATAYLQDGYGRAIETTNAKGQKTKLGWDDDHNVIRLEETNGAVSTWTFDQKTGYPTEIKDAEAVKNGTSGTVLAYQRQLNGYVADLAEKTSPEGRKWTFGYETDGDLSWVVDPMGNTTADPDDYKTSYTYDAWGQQLTAKDANDNVTTNSSFDPNGYPQITTDAENRATKFVYDSRGNVLKVTDALNHDTLQTYDTFGRPLENQVAKNQAAGEWVTTPAPKYDENDNVYESTAPNGATTTAYYDRADQLGYSLAPVDSAGDPERRTSYTYDKVGHLLTTTEPKGNLTATVGDYTVTNGYDAIYQLTSITNGAGHRISYEYDDVGNVRKVIDPRKNASAATDDYSAVFEHDQAHRILKTTDALGKFTTSTYDRDGLVVATTDQLGNTTEVSLDARGKPTQVKAPHKNDAGTITYNVTRFEYDEVGNQVKVTTPRGVATPDDPNDFATVNVYDKLNRVKESRTAYDKDDSRYTAADVTTYEYDEVGRLKTQSAPPSAGEATRNNTTYTYFDNGWTKTSSDPWDIVTAYEYNDLGAQTKRTLTPAGEDPSNSTANRTMTWTHYPDGKLKSRADDGVPVGKQVVLVDNSDFNNTTTTGTWTPATTAGDKYGIDYATRPAGSGANTFTWQLNVPQSGTYEVFARYPKVTGAATDAKYTVSHGGGNTSKTVNQNTAAATWVSLGSYSFTEGNSHKVSLSDQATGVVVADAVKLVRNNTGETDDEKHEYNYRYDPNGNLVAITDSSPNTPVDTYAVDYTSLNQVQTVTESKSGAVKNTTSFTYNENSAPLTTVHKKQYSVFEYDARDLVEKVTNGKSPTDPDKKTTTFTYTDRGEKAKETKGNGNTVNYTYYLDGPLKYQVEKKPNGVVVSEHSMYYDANGNRTKDVNKKMRADNHSAYIFNTTENTYDPRDRLVSVTKTGDTPGTESYVHDANNNVINQTLGGSTTTFNYDRNRLLTASAGGATTSYNYDPFGRLDTVTAAGTVMERNVYDGFDHVIENRKKKASGTVSTKYTFDPLDRTATKTTDAGGPGAKTTNFNYLGLSKEILDEVVAGKVAKSYQYGPGGQRLSQVTHKDDGTEEDAYYGYNPHTDVEQLTDDAGETKATYGYTAYGKDNEAEFTGIDKPDAADPTKEPYNFYRFNSKRWDQNSESYDMGFRDYSPGLNRFLTRDNYNGALSDMNLGLNPFTGNRYAFGGGNPISAVELDGHIWINDGGGSYVPPSATPSPTPAPSAGGSSGGGSPSPGATPSPSPQGTPIPISCVPAELCKDPMVEAAVGFIPFSDAPDCLQGDKLACGFTAVDAVPGGKIAHGIGALGSALITARRLAKYADDAAAGRGLWDLPFRQRGYALEKRIMDEMGLPGLPTPNNPTIDAFDFATGTATSIKTKALHNGFYNGSSLQTELRRDIRALERYKGRTYGGITIKETDIKNRSLIVGIPSGTVSSQQYAAMVDGYRYGLARGIDVRYVIVK; from the coding sequence CAGCTTCACCAGCCTCTTCGGCACCAGCTCCAAGGACCTCGTCCGCTTCGAGCAGGACGGCCGGAGCATCGAGCTGGGCCTGACCGGCGCCGCCAGGGGCGTGACGCCGAAGGTCACCGGCTCCACCGTCACCTACCCGGGCCTGGCCGATGGCGCGGACGTCGTCTACGACGTCACCCCCACCGCGCTCAAGGAGAAGATCGTCCTGCGCGACGCGCCGACCGGCGCCGCGACCTGGACCTTCACCCTGGACACCGCCGGCCTCGTCGCCGAGCAGCGCGCGGACGGCTCGATCGCCTTCGTGCGGCCCGGCGGTGGCGAGCCGGCCTTCGTGATGCCGGCGCCGTACATGTACGACGCGAAGGACGACGCGACCTCCCCGCACGGCAAGGTGTGGAGCGACAAGGTCAGCCAGCGCGTCCAGCAGATGTACGGGCAGACCACGATCACCCTGTCCGCGGACGCGTCGTGGTTGAACGACCCGGCGCGGGTCTACCCGGTGGTCGTCGACCCGACCATCCAGGTCCGCCCGGTGCCGGCCGACGCCCAGGACGTCCAGATCTACTCGGGCGCCAGCACCACCAACTACAACGACACCTACCAGCTGAAGGTCGGTACGACCTCGACGGCCGCCTGGCGGTCGCTGCTGAAGTTCGACGTCGACGCGATCCCGGCCGGTACGACGATCGACGACGCGCAGCTCCAGCTGTACTACTCCCAGACGCACACCGACTGGGCGTACGACGTGCCGATGCAGGCGCACCGGGTCACCGCGGACTGGACCGAGGGCACCGCGACGTGGGGCACCATGAACACCAGGTTCGCGGGCGCCCCGGCGTCGAACACGGTGCTCAAGGACGACGGCGACGCCGGCACCTCGGTGGTCGGCAGCTGGCCGTACTCCACCGGGACGCTGGCACCCAAGGGCATCAACGGCGACTACAAGTGGCACAGCAGCTCCGCCTCGACGGACAGCCACACCTGGGTGCCGACCATCACCGAGTCCGGTGACTACCAGGTCGAGGTGCACTACGTGGGCGCCTCCGACCGGCCGACGAACGCGCCGTACACCGTGTACTACAGCGGCGGCTCGAAGAAGTACTACGTCGACCAGACCACGCCGAGCAGCGCGGGCGCCTGGGTCACCCTCGGCACCCACCCGTTCGTCGCCGGCACCACCGGCAAGGTCGTGCTCAACGGCGTGACCGGCTACGCCGCGATCGCCGACGCCGTCCGGTTCACCAAGGCCGGCACGGTCAAGAAGTACGCCCAGTCCAGCGTCTGGAACTCGTTCCCGGTGCGCGACGTCGTGCAGGAGTGGGTCAACGGGACCCAGCCGAACTACGGCCTCATGGTCAAGGCGCTCGACGAGGCGACCAAGGGTCGCGGCGGCCCGGTCTACGAGGCGTCCGAGTACTACTACAACAACGACCGGCGGGACTACAACCTGCCGAAGCTGGTCGTCACCTACGGGCGGCCCGGCGTGGCGGTGAGCCCGCCGACGACGGTCACCGCGACCGGTGCGGTGCTGGACTGGCCGGCGTACACCGACCCGTCCACGGCCACCGGCGACGACGTCGTCGAGTACCAGGTGCACCGCAGCGTCCACCAGAGCTTCACCCCGTCGGCGGCGACCCTGATCGCCCCGGTGTCCTCGGCCACCCGCACGTACCAGGACACCACCGCGGTGCCGACGGCGGCGGACAACACCGACCCGATGGCGCGGAAGTTCTACTACTACATGGTCGCGGTCAAGACCCGCGACGGGCAGCTCCTGGCCGGCCCGACCCAACCGGCGATGCTGCCGAAGGCCGGTCAGGTCACCCGGATCTACCGCACCGGGCAGACCGACACCACGCTGTCCGCGGGGCGGCCGACCAGCAACGTGGACGTCTACGACGGCGACCCGTACGTCAGCCCCGGCAACAACTCGTCGTACTACGGCGACACCCGTGGCCTGGTGAAGTTCGGTTCGCTGGCCGGCATCCCCACCGACGCCAGGGTCGTCGACGCCGAGCTGCGGATGTACAACACCTACCTGTACCCGGGCACGGACACCGACGAGTACGTCGACGTCTACAAGCTCAAGCGCAACTTCACCGAGACCAAGGCGACCTGGGACACCTACGACGGGGTGAACCCCTGGACCACCAAGGGCGGTGACTACGACACCGCGTGGAAGGCCAGCTTCAACGGGTTCACCAACGACCCGGAGTGGGAGACCTGGGACGTCACCTCGGCGGTGGACGGCTGGGTGAAGAACGCGGCGACCAACTACGGCCTGCTGCTGCGCCAGCGGGACGAGGTCAACGCGACCGCGCGGGCGATGCTGCTCTCCTCGGAGGGGGCGGACCCGATGCTGCGGCCGACGCTGGAGGTCACCTACCTCGAGCAGACCGGTGAGTCGACGTACTACGCGGCGTCCACGCCGCAGGTCACCACGGCGAACTCCACCTACACGGTGCCGGTGACGGTGTCGAACCCGACCCTGGCCGCGTGGAACACCACCGACTGGGAGCTCAGCTACGACTGGAAGCGGCCCGACGGGCTCGCGGAGGTGACCGGGGACCCGGCCACCGACGCCGCCTTCGAGCTGCGTACCGCGCTGCCGAAGAACATCGCACCCGGCGCCGCGGTGGACGTCACCGCGCAGGTGAAGACGCCACCGTCGTCGACGGACGGGAACAAGCGCACCGACTACGTGCTGCAGTGGAGCCTGCGCAACAAGCTGACCGGCAAGAAGCTGACCGACACCGTGCCGGCGATCCAGCCGCTGCCGCAGAACGTGGCGGTGGAGGAGCCGACGTCGGACCAGCTGGGTCTGGAGAAGTTCTACTCGTACGCGGGGAAGAACACCGGTGCCGGCGGCACGCTGATGAACAACCTGTACTCCGGCAACACGGTGTGGTCGTACAACGCGTTGACCAACCCGTCGCGGGGTCTGTCGACGTTCGTGCGGATGTCCTACAACTCGCTGGACACCTCCGACTCGGTGGCCGGTTTCGGGTGGTCGCTGCAGGCGTCGTCGATGATGCGCCTGGGCACTCCGCTGGACTTCCACCCGAACCCGAACCCGACGAAGGTCACCCTGACCGACGGCGACGGCACCAGCCACTGGTTCACCTGGGACGCGGCCACCTCGGCGTGGAAGAGCCCCAAGGGTGTGCACCTGTACCTGGAGAAGGTCACCGCCCTCGACTGCAAGCCGAACACGCAGGAGCCGAAGGCGTGGCGGCTGACCAAGCCCGACCGTACGCAGTTCTTCTACGACTGCGAGGGCTTCCTCACCAGCACGGTCGACAACAACGGCAACGAGATGCGCTTCACCTACGAGGAGCGCAAGAGCAACAACGCGCCCACCAAGTTCCTGAAGTACATCACCGACGCGGCCGGTCGGACCACGCTGACCCTGGACTACTACGCCAAGGGCCAGACGTTCGACTACATCGACGACGTCAACTGGACGAAGGTCCGGGCGACCGGTGGGCTGACCAACCCGAAGATCATCGACCACGTCTCGCAGATCACCGACATCTCTGGGCGGAAGCTGACCTTCACGTACACCGACAAGGGTCTGCTCGGTGAGCTGATCGACGGCGCCGGCTCCACCAAGGGCGCGCCGAAGGTGTTCTCGTTCCGCTACGACATGACGCAGGGGAACAAGAACGTCAAGCTGGTCAAGGTCACCGACCCGCGGTCGAACGCGACCTCGGCCGGCTACGGCACCGGCATCGTCTACAACTCTCCGCAGACCGGGGACGACCCGAAGTTCCACTGGACGACCAAGTCCTACACCGATCGGCTGGGCTACCTGACCCAGTTCGGCTACGTGGACCCGGACGGCCCGCAGGGCAACAACATCAATGCGACGGTCACCGACGCGGAGAACCGCGCGACGGCCTATCTGCAGGACGGCTACGGCCGGGCGATCGAGACCACCAACGCCAAGGGCCAGAAAACCAAGCTCGGCTGGGACGACGACCACAACGTCATCCGGCTCGAGGAGACCAATGGCGCCGTTTCGACTTGGACGTTCGATCAGAAGACCGGCTACCCGACCGAGATCAAGGACGCTGAGGCGGTCAAGAACGGCACATCGGGTACGGTGCTGGCCTACCAGCGCCAGCTCAACGGATACGTCGCCGACCTCGCTGAAAAGACGAGCCCCGAGGGTCGTAAATGGACCTTCGGGTACGAGACCGACGGCGACCTGTCCTGGGTGGTGGACCCGATGGGCAACACCACGGCAGACCCGGACGACTACAAGACCTCCTACACCTACGACGCGTGGGGCCAGCAGCTGACGGCCAAGGACGCCAACGACAACGTCACCACGAACAGTAGTTTCGACCCCAACGGCTACCCGCAGATCACCACCGACGCGGAGAACCGGGCCACGAAGTTCGTCTACGACTCGCGCGGTAACGTCCTGAAGGTCACAGACGCGCTTAACCACGACACCCTCCAGACATACGACACCTTCGGCCGTCCGCTGGAGAACCAGGTGGCCAAGAACCAGGCCGCTGGTGAGTGGGTGACGACGCCGGCGCCGAAGTACGACGAGAACGACAACGTCTACGAGTCGACGGCCCCGAACGGTGCCACCACAACGGCGTACTACGACAGGGCCGACCAGCTGGGCTACTCGTTGGCTCCAGTTGACTCCGCGGGCGATCCGGAGCGGCGGACTTCTTACACCTACGACAAGGTCGGCCACCTGCTGACCACAACCGAGCCGAAGGGCAACCTGACCGCGACGGTCGGGGATTACACCGTCACCAACGGTTACGACGCGATCTACCAGCTCACCAGCATCACCAATGGTGCGGGTCACCGGATTTCTTACGAGTACGACGATGTGGGCAACGTCCGTAAGGTGATCGACCCACGGAAGAACGCATCGGCCGCCACCGACGACTATTCGGCGGTGTTCGAGCACGACCAGGCGCACCGCATCCTGAAGACGACGGACGCCTTGGGGAAGTTCACCACGAGCACCTACGACCGGGACGGCCTGGTCGTCGCCACCACCGATCAGCTCGGCAACACCACCGAGGTCAGCCTTGACGCGAGGGGCAAGCCGACCCAGGTGAAGGCACCGCACAAGAACGACGCGGGCACCATCACCTACAACGTGACCAGGTTCGAGTACGACGAGGTCGGCAACCAGGTCAAGGTGACCACGCCGCGCGGCGTGGCGACCCCGGACGACCCGAACGACTTCGCCACGGTGAACGTCTACGACAAGCTGAACCGGGTCAAGGAGAGCCGGACCGCGTACGACAAGGACGACTCCCGCTACACGGCGGCGGACGTCACCACCTACGAGTACGACGAGGTGGGGCGGCTGAAGACCCAGTCGGCGCCGCCGTCGGCGGGTGAGGCGACCAGGAACAACACCACGTACACGTACTTCGACAACGGCTGGACGAAGACCAGCAGCGACCCGTGGGACATCGTCACCGCCTACGAGTACAACGACCTGGGCGCCCAGACCAAGCGGACGCTGACGCCGGCCGGGGAGGACCCCTCCAACTCGACGGCCAACCGGACGATGACCTGGACCCACTACCCTGACGGCAAGCTGAAGTCTCGTGCAGACGACGGCGTGCCGGTCGGCAAGCAGGTGGTCCTCGTCGACAACTCCGACTTCAACAACACCACGACCACCGGCACCTGGACCCCGGCCACCACGGCCGGCGACAAGTACGGCATCGACTACGCGACCCGACCCGCCGGATCCGGCGCGAACACCTTCACCTGGCAGTTGAACGTGCCGCAGTCCGGCACGTACGAGGTCTTCGCCCGCTACCCGAAGGTCACCGGCGCGGCCACCGACGCTAAATACACGGTGAGCCACGGGGGTGGGAACACGTCGAAGACGGTCAACCAGAACACCGCCGCTGCCACCTGGGTCAGCCTCGGCTCTTACAGCTTCACCGAGGGCAACAGCCACAAGGTGTCGCTGTCGGACCAGGCCACCGGAGTGGTCGTGGCGGACGCGGTCAAGCTGGTTCGCAACAACACCGGTGAGACCGACGACGAAAAGCACGAATACAACTACCGGTACGACCCCAACGGCAACCTCGTAGCCATCACCGACTCGTCACCGAACACGCCGGTGGACACCTACGCCGTCGACTACACCAGCCTGAACCAGGTGCAGACGGTCACGGAGAGCAAGTCCGGGGCGGTGAAGAACACCACCTCATTCACCTACAACGAGAACAGCGCCCCGCTGACCACCGTGCACAAGAAGCAGTATTCGGTCTTCGAGTACGACGCGCGCGACCTGGTCGAGAAGGTCACCAACGGTAAGTCGCCGACCGATCCGGACAAGAAGACCACTACCTTCACGTACACGGATCGCGGCGAGAAGGCGAAGGAGACCAAGGGTAACGGCAACACGGTCAACTACACGTACTATCTCGACGGGCCCCTCAAGTACCAGGTCGAGAAGAAGCCCAACGGAGTGGTCGTCTCCGAGCACTCCATGTACTACGACGCCAATGGCAACCGCACCAAGGACGTCAACAAGAAGATGCGTGCGGACAACCACTCCGCGTACATCTTCAACACCACTGAGAACACGTACGACCCGCGCGACCGGCTGGTGTCGGTGACCAAGACGGGCGACACGCCAGGCACGGAAAGCTACGTCCACGACGCGAACAACAATGTCATCAACCAGACCCTCGGCGGTTCCACGACGACGTTCAACTACGACCGCAACCGGCTGCTGACCGCGTCTGCCGGCGGGGCGACCACCTCGTACAACTACGACCCGTTCGGTCGTCTGGACACGGTGACCGCGGCCGGCACGGTGATGGAGCGGAACGTCTACGACGGCTTCGACCACGTCATCGAGAATCGCAAGAAGAAGGCCTCCGGCACCGTCTCGACCAAGTACACCTTCGACCCACTGGACCGGACGGCGACCAAGACGACCGACGCCGGCGGCCCTGGCGCCAAGACGACCAACTTCAACTACCTCGGGCTCTCCAAGGAGATTCTGGACGAGGTGGTCGCCGGCAAGGTCGCGAAGTCTTATCAGTACGGGCCGGGCGGGCAACGGCTGTCGCAGGTGACGCACAAGGACGACGGCACCGAGGAAGACGCCTACTACGGCTACAACCCGCACACCGACGTCGAACAGCTGACCGACGACGCCGGCGAGACCAAGGCCACCTACGGCTACACGGCCTACGGTAAGGACAACGAGGCGGAGTTCACCGGGATCGACAAGCCGGACGCCGCCGACCCCACCAAGGAGCCCTACAACTTCTACCGGTTCAACTCCAAGCGGTGGGACCAGAACTCCGAGTCGTACGACATGGGGTTCCGGGACTACAGCCCTGGTCTCAACCGGTTCCTGACCCGCGACAACTACAACGGCGCCCTGTCGGACATGAACCTGGGGCTGAACCCCTTCACCGGCAACCGCTACGCGTTCGGTGGTGGGAACCCCATCAGCGCCGTCGAGCTCGACGGGCACATCTGGATCAACGATGGCGGCGGTTCCTACGTCCCGCCGTCGGCCACCCCGTCGCCCACGCCCGCGCCCAGCGCAGGTGGGTCCAGTGGGGGTGGGTCTCCATCGCCGGGGGCGACGCCGTCGCCATCGCCGCAGGGAACTCCGATCCCGATCTCCTGCGTCCCCGCTGAACTGTGCAAGGACCCCATGGTCGAAGCGGCCGTCGGATTCATCCCGTTCTCCGACGCGCCGGACTGCCTCCAGGGCGACAAGTTGGCGTGCGGGTTCACCGCGGTGGACGCGGTGCCCGGCGGCAAGATCGCCCATGGAATCGGTGCGCTGGGGTCCGCGCTCATCACCGCGAGGCGGCTGGCCAAGTACGCGGACGATGCCGCTGCGGGCCGCGGCCTCTGGGATCTCCCCTTCCGGCAGCGTGGCTATGCGCTCGAGAAGCGGATCATGGATGAGATGGGCCTGCCGGGCCTTCCTACACCCAACAACCCGACCATCGACGCCTTCGACTTCGCAACCGGAACTGCGACCAGTATCAAGACCAAGGCTCTGCACAATGGCTTCTATAACGGAAGTTCGCTCCAGACGGAATTGCGCAGGGACATTCGGGCGCTCGAAAGATACAAGGGCCGCACGTACGGCGGTATCACGATCAAGGAAACGGACATCAAGAATAGAAGTTTGATCGTCGGTATCCCGTCGGGTACAGTATCGAGCCAACAGTATGCTGCCATGGTGGACGGTTACCGCTATGGGTTGGCTCGAGGAATCGACGTGAGGTACGTGATCGTGAAATGA